The Gemmatimonas aurantiaca T-27 DNA segment CGTCACGGCGTTCGGCCATCACCACCGCCGTCGAACGGGTGGCGCCAACGGTCGTGACCGTGCAGACCGAAACCGTCGAACGGGTTCCCGTCGACATCTTCGACTACATGATGGGTGGCCGATCGGGCGAACGCCGCAATGCGGGCATCGGCTCCGGCTTTGTGGTGCGCAATGACGGGGTGATCGTCACCAATGCCCATGTCATCGCGGGTGCCACGTCGGTGTCGGTGGCCATGCGCGACGGCACGACGTATCGCGCCACGGTGGTGGGCGTCGACGAAACCAACGATCTCGCGGTCGTGCGCATCAGCGCCAAGGATCTGCCCACGGCGCAACTGGGTCGCTCCAGCGATCTGATCGTCGGCGAATGGACCATCGCCATCGGCAATCCGTTTGGCTTCGTGCTGGGCAACACGGAGCCCAGCGTGTCGGTGGGTGTGGTGAGCGCGGTGGGACGCAACCTTGCCGGTCGCACCGAAGGTGGTGGTGTCTACATCGACATGATCCAGACCGACGCGGCCATCAATCCCGGTAACTCCGGCGGCCCGCTGGTGAACGCCAACGGCGAAGTGATCGGTGTGAACAGCTCGATCTATTCGCCGAGTGGCGGATCGGTGGGGCTTGGGTTTGCCATCCCGATCGATCGTACGCGGCGCATCGTGGAAGACCTGCTCGAACATGGTGCCGTGCGGCATCCGTGGGTGGGCATCCGGTTGCAGACACCGCAGGTGCAGAGCGCACGGGAAGTGGCGTCGCTGGGCGCGGTGGTGGCGCGCGTGGCACCGGGATCACCCGCCGAGCGGGCCGGGGTGCGTGTAGGCGATCAGATCACGGCCGCGGCCGGGCGCCCGGTGCGCAATCCGTACGAATGGGAAGCGCGACTGCTCGATTTGCGCGTGGGCGAGTCGCTGGCCATCACACTGCGGCGTGCTGGGCGCGAGGTGCCCGCCAACATGCAGGTCGGTGATGCCCCGGAAGTGACCGCTCCCAAGGTCACCGTGCTGCGCGAATTGCAGCTCGTGACCGTGACCGATGCCATTCGCCAGGAACGTGGTATCGCATCCAACGCTGGTGCCCTCGTGTTCAAAGTGTCCGATCGCATTCGCGATGAGATCGGCCTGCAGGAAGGCGATGTGATCGCGCAAGTTGGACGCTCCCGTGTGGCATCGGCGCAGGAAGTGTCCGAAGCCATCGATCGGCAGGGCGCCCGCGGCGCCGTCGTGCTCGTGTTCGAGCGCAACCGACAGTATTTCCAGACGCAGTTCACCCTTCGTTGAGTTCCGTGACCGCTCCAGACCGTTCTCCGCACGCTACGTACCAGTCGCCGCTCGCTGATCGCTACGCCTCGAAGGCGATGCTCACGCTTTGGGGTGGACAGACCCGTTACGGACTCTGGCGCCGCCTCTGGCTCGCCCTGGCCGAATCGCAGCAGGCTCTGGGCATCGACATTCCCGATGCCGCCATCGCGGAGATGCGTGATCATCTCGACGATATCGATTTCACGGCCGTCGCGGCGTACGAAAAGTCGTTCCGCCACGATGTGATGGCGCATGTGCACGCGTTCGGTGATGTCGCGCCGGCGGCCCGCAAGTTCATCCATCTGGGTGCCACGAGCTGTTACGTCACGGACAACACGGAACTCGTGCTGATGCGCCGTGGCCTCTCGCTGCTGCGCGAGAAGTTGCTGGATGTGCTGGAAGCGCTGGGTGGGTTTGCCCGCGAGTGGAAGGACGTGCCGGCGCTGGGCTACACGCACCTCCAGCCCGCGCAGCTCACCACGGTGGGCAAGCGCGCCACGTTGTGGATGCAGGATATCCTGCTCGACTTGGAAGACCTCGAGTATCGCATTGCCTCGCTGCCTTTCCGTGGCGTGAAGGGCACCACGGGCACGCAGGCCAGTTTCCTCACACTGTTCGACGGCGATCACGCGAAGGTGCGCGAACTCGATCGCATGGTGTGCGAGCGCATGGGGTTCAAGACCTCCATCCCGGTCAGCGGCCAGACGTATTCCCGCAAGGTGGATGCGCAGGTGCTGGGTGTCGTGGCCGGCATCGCCTCCACGGCGTCGAAGTTCTCGGGCGATATCCGCATGTTGCAGGCGTTCGGTGAACTCGAGGAACCGTTCGAGAAGAACCAGATCGGTTCGTCGGCCATGGCGTACAAGCGCAACCCGATGCGCTCGGAGCGCATTGCGGCACTCGCCCGCTTTGTGCTGTCGCTCGAGCCGAATGCCAACCAGACGCACGCCGTGCAGTACTTCGAGCGTACGCTCGATGATTCGGCCAATCGTCGCCTCGCCATTCCCGAGTCGTTTCTGGCTACCGATGCCATTCTCGTGCTCATGCAGAACGTGACGCGTGGCCTGGAAGTGCATCCGGCTCGCATTCGTCGTCGGGTGGATGACGAATTGCCGTTCATGGCCACCGAAGAACTCATCGTGCGTTTTGTGCGCGCCGGTGGTGATCGTCAGGAAGCCCACGAGATCATTCGTGGGCACAGCATCGCGGCCGCACGCGCCGTGAAGGACGGTGCACCCCACAACGACATGCTCGAGCGGTTGGCGGCCGATCCGTCGTTTGGTGTGTCGCTGGAAGATCTCAAATCTGCGGCCGAGCCGTCCCGGTTTGTGGGACGTGCGCCGCAGCAGGTGGTGGAGTTCCTCGATGAGCACGTTGCGCCGTGGCTGGCCCGCGAGCGTACGGCCGTGGAACTCGAAGAGGTGCGTGTATGAGTGCGGCGGCGTTGACCCATACCAACCTGCCGTTGCCGTTGGTGCGCCGTGGCAAGGTGCGCGACGTGTACGCGGTGGATGATGATCGCTTGCTCATGGTCACCACTGATCGCATCAGTGCGTTCGACGTGGTGATGCACGAAGCCATTCCCTACAAGGGCGCGGTGCTCACGCAGGTCACCGCGTGGTGGCTGGCGC contains these protein-coding regions:
- a CDS encoding trypsin-like peptidase domain-containing protein, with product MTAMLASLTHRRATMRSRVTLVGLVALALVGCEGFNPSDSGAQQSRTLPPPQPAGPVPAQSINASRRSAITTAVERVAPTVVTVQTETVERVPVDIFDYMMGGRSGERRNAGIGSGFVVRNDGVIVTNAHVIAGATSVSVAMRDGTTYRATVVGVDETNDLAVVRISAKDLPTAQLGRSSDLIVGEWTIAIGNPFGFVLGNTEPSVSVGVVSAVGRNLAGRTEGGGVYIDMIQTDAAINPGNSGGPLVNANGEVIGVNSSIYSPSGGSVGLGFAIPIDRTRRIVEDLLEHGAVRHPWVGIRLQTPQVQSAREVASLGAVVARVAPGSPAERAGVRVGDQITAAAGRPVRNPYEWEARLLDLRVGESLAITLRRAGREVPANMQVGDAPEVTAPKVTVLRELQLVTVTDAIRQERGIASNAGALVFKVSDRIRDEIGLQEGDVIAQVGRSRVASAQEVSEAIDRQGARGAVVLVFERNRQYFQTQFTLR
- the purB gene encoding adenylosuccinate lyase, which encodes MSSVTAPDRSPHATYQSPLADRYASKAMLTLWGGQTRYGLWRRLWLALAESQQALGIDIPDAAIAEMRDHLDDIDFTAVAAYEKSFRHDVMAHVHAFGDVAPAARKFIHLGATSCYVTDNTELVLMRRGLSLLREKLLDVLEALGGFAREWKDVPALGYTHLQPAQLTTVGKRATLWMQDILLDLEDLEYRIASLPFRGVKGTTGTQASFLTLFDGDHAKVRELDRMVCERMGFKTSIPVSGQTYSRKVDAQVLGVVAGIASTASKFSGDIRMLQAFGELEEPFEKNQIGSSAMAYKRNPMRSERIAALARFVLSLEPNANQTHAVQYFERTLDDSANRRLAIPESFLATDAILVLMQNVTRGLEVHPARIRRRVDDELPFMATEELIVRFVRAGGDRQEAHEIIRGHSIAAARAVKDGAPHNDMLERLAADPSFGVSLEDLKSAAEPSRFVGRAPQQVVEFLDEHVAPWLARERTAVELEEVRV